The following proteins come from a genomic window of Carcharodon carcharias isolate sCarCar2 chromosome 10, sCarCar2.pri, whole genome shotgun sequence:
- the syt13 gene encoding synaptotagmin-13 isoform X2, whose protein sequence is MYFEFRVKKTTKPVQPRTRLTSPKIYGPDPVATSPEFINYTDYAVGSTNEPLSASSLLADKPSLMMDSSEELFVVSKNAAVDAVPLSYDLENEISEDWMATVKLHYAMKYNYQKSELHLTIIKAQYADTVENMNYCDIYVVGTLVTKLGKTEAETSNQTKTLYPVWQETVVLPISEEHVEEGTLTLAVYSCDKYSRQNCLGEGQLNLSDVFVDVRTNSWINLKAPKKDSVTSPGEILLSINYLPAANRLIIVVMKARHLNLDKLKDLIDISVKLTLLHQSLKLKKKHTRHVKHKINPVWNEMIMFEVPYELLSKSCLELEMLNKDWTGQNHLLGKCSLGLNSNNLELSHWQEMLNKPRKQIAMWHKLHA, encoded by the exons atgtactttgag TTTAGAGTGAAGAAGACAACTAAGCCAGTCCAGCCAAGGACACGGCTAACATCACCAAAAATTTACGGCCCTGATCCAGTAGCAACATCACCAGAATTCATTAATTACACCGACTACGCAGTGGGATCAACAAATGAACCTCTGTCAGCCTCCTCCCTGTTGGCTGACAAACCCAGTTTAATGATGGATTCGTCTGAAGAACTGTTTGTTGTTTCCAAGAATG ctgctgttgatgctgttccCCTATCATATGATCTGGAGAACGAAATATCCGAGGATTGGATGGCGACTGTGAAATTGCACTATGCAATGAAATATAACTACCAGAAGTCGGAACTGCATCTCACCATTATTAAAG CCCAGTATGCAGATACGGTGGAAAATATGAACTACTGCGACATCTATGTGGTAGGCACCTTGGTCACAAAACTGGGGAAGACCGAAGCTGAGACCTCCAACCAAACTAAGACCTTATACCCAGTTTGGCAGGAGACTGTGGTATTGCCAATCTCAGAGGAACATGTGGAGGAGGGGACTTTAACACTGGCTGTCTACAGCTGTGATAAGTATTCCAGACAAAACTGTTTGGGGGAAGGACAACTCAACTTATCTGATGTATTTGTGGATGTAAGAACCAATTCTTGGATCAATCTGAAGGCCCCTAAAAAG GACTCTGTAACATCGCCTGGTGAGATTTTGCTTTCCATCAACTACCTCCCGGCTGCCAACCGTTTGATTATTGTTGTTATGAAGGCACGACACTTAAACTTAGATAAGCTGAAAGATCTGATAG ATATATCAGTCAAGCTCACCCTATTGCACCAGTCCTTGAAGCTGAAGAAAAAACATACTAGGCATGTGAAGCACAAGATAAATCCAGTCTGGAATGAGATGATAATGTTCGAGGTGCCCTATGAGCTGCTGTCTAAATCCTGCCTTGAGCTGGAGATGTTGAACAAGGACTGGACGGGGCAAAACCACTTACTTGGCAAATGTAGCCTGGGTCTGAATTCCAACAATTTAGAGTTAAGTCACTGGCAGGAAATGCTAAACAAGCCCAGGAAACAGATTGCAATGTGGCATAAACTGCATGCATAA
- the syt13 gene encoding synaptotagmin-13 isoform X1: MGHLIKVFWKSRYIVYSHIKFRVKKTTKPVQPRTRLTSPKIYGPDPVATSPEFINYTDYAVGSTNEPLSASSLLADKPSLMMDSSEELFVVSKNAAVDAVPLSYDLENEISEDWMATVKLHYAMKYNYQKSELHLTIIKAQYADTVENMNYCDIYVVGTLVTKLGKTEAETSNQTKTLYPVWQETVVLPISEEHVEEGTLTLAVYSCDKYSRQNCLGEGQLNLSDVFVDVRTNSWINLKAPKKDSVTSPGEILLSINYLPAANRLIIVVMKARHLNLDKLKDLIDISVKLTLLHQSLKLKKKHTRHVKHKINPVWNEMIMFEVPYELLSKSCLELEMLNKDWTGQNHLLGKCSLGLNSNNLELSHWQEMLNKPRKQIAMWHKLHA, from the exons atggggcaccttatcaaggtcttttggaaatccagatacaTTGTTTACTCTCACATTAAG TTTAGAGTGAAGAAGACAACTAAGCCAGTCCAGCCAAGGACACGGCTAACATCACCAAAAATTTACGGCCCTGATCCAGTAGCAACATCACCAGAATTCATTAATTACACCGACTACGCAGTGGGATCAACAAATGAACCTCTGTCAGCCTCCTCCCTGTTGGCTGACAAACCCAGTTTAATGATGGATTCGTCTGAAGAACTGTTTGTTGTTTCCAAGAATG ctgctgttgatgctgttccCCTATCATATGATCTGGAGAACGAAATATCCGAGGATTGGATGGCGACTGTGAAATTGCACTATGCAATGAAATATAACTACCAGAAGTCGGAACTGCATCTCACCATTATTAAAG CCCAGTATGCAGATACGGTGGAAAATATGAACTACTGCGACATCTATGTGGTAGGCACCTTGGTCACAAAACTGGGGAAGACCGAAGCTGAGACCTCCAACCAAACTAAGACCTTATACCCAGTTTGGCAGGAGACTGTGGTATTGCCAATCTCAGAGGAACATGTGGAGGAGGGGACTTTAACACTGGCTGTCTACAGCTGTGATAAGTATTCCAGACAAAACTGTTTGGGGGAAGGACAACTCAACTTATCTGATGTATTTGTGGATGTAAGAACCAATTCTTGGATCAATCTGAAGGCCCCTAAAAAG GACTCTGTAACATCGCCTGGTGAGATTTTGCTTTCCATCAACTACCTCCCGGCTGCCAACCGTTTGATTATTGTTGTTATGAAGGCACGACACTTAAACTTAGATAAGCTGAAAGATCTGATAG ATATATCAGTCAAGCTCACCCTATTGCACCAGTCCTTGAAGCTGAAGAAAAAACATACTAGGCATGTGAAGCACAAGATAAATCCAGTCTGGAATGAGATGATAATGTTCGAGGTGCCCTATGAGCTGCTGTCTAAATCCTGCCTTGAGCTGGAGATGTTGAACAAGGACTGGACGGGGCAAAACCACTTACTTGGCAAATGTAGCCTGGGTCTGAATTCCAACAATTTAGAGTTAAGTCACTGGCAGGAAATGCTAAACAAGCCCAGGAAACAGATTGCAATGTGGCATAAACTGCATGCATAA
- the syt13 gene encoding synaptotagmin-13 isoform X4, with protein sequence MMDSSEELFVVSKNAAVDAVPLSYDLENEISEDWMATVKLHYAMKYNYQKSELHLTIIKAQYADTVENMNYCDIYVVGTLVTKLGKTEAETSNQTKTLYPVWQETVVLPISEEHVEEGTLTLAVYSCDKYSRQNCLGEGQLNLSDVFVDVRTNSWINLKAPKKDSVTSPGEILLSINYLPAANRLIIVVMKARHLNLDKLKDLIDISVKLTLLHQSLKLKKKHTRHVKHKINPVWNEMIMFEVPYELLSKSCLELEMLNKDWTGQNHLLGKCSLGLNSNNLELSHWQEMLNKPRKQIAMWHKLHA encoded by the exons ATGATGGATTCGTCTGAAGAACTGTTTGTTGTTTCCAAGAATG ctgctgttgatgctgttccCCTATCATATGATCTGGAGAACGAAATATCCGAGGATTGGATGGCGACTGTGAAATTGCACTATGCAATGAAATATAACTACCAGAAGTCGGAACTGCATCTCACCATTATTAAAG CCCAGTATGCAGATACGGTGGAAAATATGAACTACTGCGACATCTATGTGGTAGGCACCTTGGTCACAAAACTGGGGAAGACCGAAGCTGAGACCTCCAACCAAACTAAGACCTTATACCCAGTTTGGCAGGAGACTGTGGTATTGCCAATCTCAGAGGAACATGTGGAGGAGGGGACTTTAACACTGGCTGTCTACAGCTGTGATAAGTATTCCAGACAAAACTGTTTGGGGGAAGGACAACTCAACTTATCTGATGTATTTGTGGATGTAAGAACCAATTCTTGGATCAATCTGAAGGCCCCTAAAAAG GACTCTGTAACATCGCCTGGTGAGATTTTGCTTTCCATCAACTACCTCCCGGCTGCCAACCGTTTGATTATTGTTGTTATGAAGGCACGACACTTAAACTTAGATAAGCTGAAAGATCTGATAG ATATATCAGTCAAGCTCACCCTATTGCACCAGTCCTTGAAGCTGAAGAAAAAACATACTAGGCATGTGAAGCACAAGATAAATCCAGTCTGGAATGAGATGATAATGTTCGAGGTGCCCTATGAGCTGCTGTCTAAATCCTGCCTTGAGCTGGAGATGTTGAACAAGGACTGGACGGGGCAAAACCACTTACTTGGCAAATGTAGCCTGGGTCTGAATTCCAACAATTTAGAGTTAAGTCACTGGCAGGAAATGCTAAACAAGCCCAGGAAACAGATTGCAATGTGGCATAAACTGCATGCATAA
- the syt13 gene encoding synaptotagmin-13 isoform X3 produces the protein MGHLIKVFWKSRYIVYSHIKFRVKKTTKPVQPRTRLTSPKIYGPDPVATSPEFINYTDYAVGSTNEPLSASSLLADKPSLMMDSSEELFVVSKNAAVDAVPLSYDLENEISEDWMATVKLHYAMKYNYQKSELHLTIIKAQYADTVENMNYCDIYVVGTLVTKLGKTEAETSNQTKTLYPVWQETVVLPISEEHVEEGTLTLAVYSCDKYSRQNCLGEGQLNLSDVFVDVRTNSWINLKAPKKDSVTSPGEILLSINYLPAANRLIIVVMKARHLNLDKLKDLIDISVKLTLLHQSLKLKKKHTRHVKHKINPVWNEMIMFEVPYELLSKSCLELEMLNKDWTGQNHLLGKCSLGLNSNNLEKRTYNT, from the exons atggggcaccttatcaaggtcttttggaaatccagatacaTTGTTTACTCTCACATTAAG TTTAGAGTGAAGAAGACAACTAAGCCAGTCCAGCCAAGGACACGGCTAACATCACCAAAAATTTACGGCCCTGATCCAGTAGCAACATCACCAGAATTCATTAATTACACCGACTACGCAGTGGGATCAACAAATGAACCTCTGTCAGCCTCCTCCCTGTTGGCTGACAAACCCAGTTTAATGATGGATTCGTCTGAAGAACTGTTTGTTGTTTCCAAGAATG ctgctgttgatgctgttccCCTATCATATGATCTGGAGAACGAAATATCCGAGGATTGGATGGCGACTGTGAAATTGCACTATGCAATGAAATATAACTACCAGAAGTCGGAACTGCATCTCACCATTATTAAAG CCCAGTATGCAGATACGGTGGAAAATATGAACTACTGCGACATCTATGTGGTAGGCACCTTGGTCACAAAACTGGGGAAGACCGAAGCTGAGACCTCCAACCAAACTAAGACCTTATACCCAGTTTGGCAGGAGACTGTGGTATTGCCAATCTCAGAGGAACATGTGGAGGAGGGGACTTTAACACTGGCTGTCTACAGCTGTGATAAGTATTCCAGACAAAACTGTTTGGGGGAAGGACAACTCAACTTATCTGATGTATTTGTGGATGTAAGAACCAATTCTTGGATCAATCTGAAGGCCCCTAAAAAG GACTCTGTAACATCGCCTGGTGAGATTTTGCTTTCCATCAACTACCTCCCGGCTGCCAACCGTTTGATTATTGTTGTTATGAAGGCACGACACTTAAACTTAGATAAGCTGAAAGATCTGATAG ATATATCAGTCAAGCTCACCCTATTGCACCAGTCCTTGAAGCTGAAGAAAAAACATACTAGGCATGTGAAGCACAAGATAAATCCAGTCTGGAATGAGATGATAATGTTCGAGGTGCCCTATGAGCTGCTGTCTAAATCCTGCCTTGAGCTGGAGATGTTGAACAAGGACTGGACGGGGCAAAACCACTTACTTGGCAAATGTAGCCTGGGTCTGAATTCCAACAATTTAGA